In one window of Borrelia anserina Es DNA:
- the rpmA gene encoding 50S ribosomal protein L27 → MATSKSGGSSKNGRDSISKRLGVKRSGGQFVRAGEIIVRQRGTKFHEGKNSGLGRDYTIFALKDGIVEFKTSKGRKYINII, encoded by the coding sequence GTGGCAACAAGTAAAAGTGGTGGTAGTTCTAAGAATGGAAGAGATTCTATATCTAAGAGACTTGGTGTTAAGAGAAGTGGTGGGCAATTTGTAAGAGCTGGAGAAATAATTGTACGACAAAGAGGTACAAAATTTCATGAGGGAAAAAATTCTGGACTTGGTAGGGATTATACAATATTTGCATTAAAAGACGGTATAGTAGAGTTTAAAACTTCTAAAGGCCGGAAGTATATAAATATTATTTAA
- the obgE gene encoding GTPase ObgE produces MHTFKDSLNITVSSGDGGAGCVSFLRERFKSKGSPDGGDGGRGGDVVFKVNPNLRTLSLYKNGQILAANNGKPGMGSRKSGTSGEDLIIVVPPNTYIYDVDTNSLLFELQSFDDEVIVLKGGKGGLGNVNFKSSIKRTPRFAQPGESGATLNLRLELSLIADVGLVGFPNAGKSSLISTITASKSKVSSYPFTTKVPHLGILNNSYDDLVIVDIPGIIEGSNRGIGLGFEFLRHISKTKILVFLIDIVSDNFMRAYDILVNELSVYNLELLSKKRIIVANKLDLEGAVENFSQLKRALGSEKVLGISIYDNSGIDELVNELFALSRI; encoded by the coding sequence TTGCATACGTTTAAAGACTCTTTAAACATAACTGTGTCGTCAGGTGATGGAGGTGCAGGGTGTGTTTCTTTCTTGCGTGAAAGGTTTAAGTCTAAGGGAAGTCCTGATGGCGGTGATGGGGGAAGAGGTGGAGATGTAGTCTTTAAGGTCAATCCAAATCTTAGAACTTTGTCTCTTTATAAAAATGGACAGATTCTTGCTGCTAATAATGGCAAGCCTGGTATGGGTTCTAGAAAGAGTGGAACTTCTGGTGAAGATTTAATTATTGTTGTTCCTCCTAATACTTATATTTATGATGTTGATACTAATTCTTTGTTATTTGAGCTTCAGAGCTTTGATGATGAAGTTATTGTCTTAAAGGGTGGAAAGGGTGGACTTGGGAATGTAAATTTTAAAAGTTCTATAAAACGTACGCCAAGGTTTGCTCAGCCTGGAGAATCTGGTGCTACTTTGAATTTACGTCTTGAATTATCGTTAATAGCTGATGTTGGGCTTGTTGGGTTTCCTAATGCAGGCAAGTCTTCTCTTATTTCTACAATAACTGCTTCAAAATCAAAAGTTTCAAGTTATCCTTTTACTACTAAGGTTCCACATCTTGGTATTTTGAATAATTCTTATGATGATTTAGTAATTGTTGACATACCTGGGATAATTGAGGGTTCAAATCGAGGTATAGGTCTTGGTTTTGAATTTTTAAGACATATTTCAAAGACTAAGATTTTGGTCTTTTTGATTGATATTGTTAGTGATAATTTTATGAGAGCTTATGATATTCTTGTCAATGAGCTTAGTGTTTATAATTTGGAACTTTTAAGTAAGAAGCGGATAATTGTTGCTAATAAACTTGATTTAGAAGGTGCAGTTGAAAATTTTAGTCAGTTAAAAAGAGCTTTGGGTAGTGAGAAAGTTTTAGGAATTTCTATTTATGATAATAGTGGAATAGACGAGCTTGTTAATGAGCTTTTTGCTTTATCAAGAATTTGA
- a CDS encoding flagellar basal body P-ring protein FlgI has product MKKLAILAMLSLKITLSSFAQENQPSKTPDNENITPNQISEQIKLKNIAEIRSTNSYTLTGIGIVAGLTDKGDSLKGKEILNKTLNKIGINEIDLTNIGSKNIALVSVTIKINGNMIKGASQDVYIASMLDAKDLTNGMLLRTELKDKEGKILAIASGPITINEKSKGTGYILDGAIIHENKEYKNYNIILKKEDYTLVNSISKKLTSKNIKNNIKSGNIIEIEINETNLLSEIEKIEIETIPKVLVNEKNKIIIASKNAEIGPLIFSIERNEKNLFSNKNNEKVKIEIQKMKINEFISKNSDNLNNEELIKVIKAAKKINKLHGELILEE; this is encoded by the coding sequence ATGAAAAAACTGGCAATATTAGCAATGTTAAGCTTAAAGATAACTTTAAGTTCATTTGCACAAGAAAATCAACCTTCAAAGACTCCTGACAATGAAAATATTACTCCTAACCAAATAAGTGAACAAATAAAATTGAAAAATATTGCAGAAATAAGATCTACCAACTCATACACGTTAACAGGAATTGGAATAGTAGCAGGACTTACTGATAAAGGGGATTCGCTTAAAGGTAAAGAAATTTTAAACAAAACTTTAAATAAAATTGGAATAAATGAAATAGATCTAACAAATATAGGAAGCAAAAACATAGCATTAGTAAGTGTAACAATCAAGATAAATGGAAACATGATTAAAGGTGCAAGTCAAGATGTTTACATAGCATCTATGCTAGACGCAAAAGACTTAACAAATGGTATGCTTTTAAGAACAGAATTAAAAGATAAAGAAGGAAAAATACTAGCAATAGCATCAGGTCCAATAACAATTAATGAAAAATCAAAAGGTACAGGATACATACTAGACGGAGCAATCATACATGAGAATAAAGAATACAAAAATTACAACATAATTCTCAAAAAGGAAGATTATACCTTAGTAAATTCAATAAGTAAAAAACTAACAAGCAAAAATATAAAAAATAATATAAAATCAGGAAATATTATAGAAATTGAAATTAACGAAACCAATTTGCTAAGCGAAATTGAAAAAATAGAAATAGAAACTATACCTAAAGTGCTAGTAAACGAAAAAAACAAAATCATTATAGCAAGTAAAAATGCAGAAATAGGACCCCTTATATTTTCAATTGAAAGAAATGAAAAAAATTTATTTAGCAACAAAAACAATGAAAAGGTAAAAATAGAAATACAAAAAATGAAAATAAATGAATTTATATCAAAAAATTCAGATAATCTCAACAATGAAGAATTAATAAAAGTAATTAAGGCAGCTAAAAAAATCAATAAATTACATGGAGAATTAATTCTGGAGGAATAA
- a CDS encoding sigma-70 family RNA polymerase sigma factor, giving the protein MNIFSNEDLNIYLKSVREHRLITHEEEVELAKQIKRGDLKAKNKMINANLRLVLKIIKRYAGKGLKVEDLIQEGNLGLIRAAEKYDPSKNTKFSTYASFWIKQSLQRALNTKTRLVKVPYRKENLILQINKYLMEEEKSPKKEDIMERFNLTTAQYIKIIPYLEKEYSLDKKIEGSENSTLLNLYEDNSFNPESTLEQNSTLKHLNHILETKLNDKERYIIRKRYNLDNNDKKSTLKDISSELGISSETVRQIEKRVLKKLRDELYQ; this is encoded by the coding sequence GTGAATATATTTAGCAATGAAGATTTAAACATATACTTAAAATCCGTAAGAGAACATAGACTGATAACTCACGAAGAAGAAGTTGAACTTGCAAAACAAATTAAACGCGGAGACCTGAAAGCCAAAAACAAAATGATAAATGCTAATCTACGCCTTGTATTAAAAATTATTAAAAGATATGCAGGCAAAGGATTAAAAGTTGAAGACTTAATACAAGAAGGAAATTTAGGTCTAATTAGAGCTGCTGAGAAATACGACCCAAGCAAGAATACCAAATTTTCAACCTACGCTTCATTTTGGATTAAGCAATCTCTTCAAAGAGCATTAAATACCAAAACAAGACTTGTAAAGGTACCATACAGAAAAGAAAATTTAATACTCCAAATAAACAAATATCTCATGGAAGAAGAAAAATCACCAAAAAAAGAAGATATAATGGAAAGATTTAACTTAACAACTGCTCAATATATCAAAATCATACCTTATCTCGAAAAAGAATATTCCCTTGATAAAAAGATCGAAGGTTCAGAAAATTCTACACTCCTCAATCTTTATGAAGACAATTCTTTCAATCCTGAGAGTACTCTTGAACAAAACTCAACATTAAAACATCTCAATCATATATTAGAGACAAAACTAAACGATAAAGAAAGGTATATTATAAGAAAACGATATAATTTAGATAACAATGACAAAAAAAGCACCTTAAAAGACATTTCTAGTGAGCTTGGAATCTCTTCAGAAACCGTAAGACAAATTGAAAAAAGAGTACTTAAAAAGCTCAGAGACGAACTCTATCAATAA
- the murG gene encoding undecaprenyldiphospho-muramoylpentapeptide beta-N-acetylglucosaminyltransferase, producing the protein MKAKKIIFFTGGGTGGHVFPGIAIISKLREIEPNIKFFWLGKKGSMEDKIIKEHKYIKFIAIPSGKLRRYFSLQNFTDFFKVIFGIIKSFFIIKKYKPQIIYATGGFVSTPPIIAARILKVKSITHEMDLDPGLATKINSKFANKIHISFQESKKYFKQKNVLYTGSPIRKEFLNPNPNIIKKLTQNTQKPIISILGGSLGAEVLNKLTANIKNQIDAYFIHQCGRNLDATRENNYLRSQFFNAKKMASIIQFSNIIISRAGAGAIKEFANAGACVIFIPFVKGSRGDQVRNAKLLEEQNACLKIDEENLSVSKIINTIKEILRNKEKSNTLKNNIKKFHNKNSSSLIANLLLREFEETNAN; encoded by the coding sequence ATAAAAGCTAAGAAAATAATCTTTTTTACAGGAGGGGGCACAGGAGGCCATGTATTCCCAGGAATAGCAATAATTTCAAAACTAAGGGAAATTGAACCAAATATTAAATTTTTTTGGTTAGGAAAAAAAGGTTCAATGGAAGACAAGATTATAAAAGAACACAAATACATTAAATTCATTGCAATTCCATCAGGAAAACTTAGAAGATATTTCTCGCTACAAAACTTTACTGATTTTTTTAAGGTCATATTTGGAATAATCAAAAGCTTTTTCATAATAAAAAAGTATAAACCCCAAATTATATACGCAACGGGAGGCTTTGTATCAACTCCTCCAATTATCGCAGCAAGAATACTTAAGGTAAAAAGCATAACTCATGAAATGGATCTCGATCCGGGACTTGCAACAAAAATCAACTCAAAATTCGCAAACAAGATACATATTAGCTTTCAAGAAAGCAAAAAATATTTCAAGCAAAAAAACGTCTTATATACAGGTTCACCAATAAGAAAAGAATTCTTAAATCCAAATCCAAATATCATCAAGAAATTAACTCAAAACACACAAAAGCCTATAATTAGTATACTTGGAGGTTCTCTAGGAGCAGAAGTTTTAAATAAATTAACTGCAAATATCAAAAACCAAATTGATGCGTATTTTATTCATCAATGCGGAAGAAATCTAGATGCAACCAGGGAAAATAATTATTTAAGAAGTCAATTTTTTAATGCAAAAAAAATGGCAAGCATAATACAATTTTCAAACATAATAATAAGCAGAGCAGGAGCAGGAGCTATTAAGGAATTTGCTAATGCTGGTGCATGTGTAATCTTCATTCCATTTGTAAAAGGCTCAAGAGGAGACCAAGTCAGAAATGCAAAACTATTAGAAGAACAAAATGCATGTTTAAAAATAGATGAAGAAAATTTAAGCGTTAGCAAAATCATAAATACAATAAAAGAAATTCTAAGAAATAAAGAAAAGTCTAATACATTAAAAAATAACATAAAAAAATTTCACAATAAAAATTCATCAAGCTTAATAGCTAATCTATTGCTTAGAGAATTTGAGGAAACAAATGCTAACTAA
- a CDS encoding ribosomal-processing cysteine protease Prp gives MINVLIRTRNDIVIYILANGHAKGSSYVNVVCASFSFILRTFFSILDYEREVFIIDNSVKGYVEFDASFGDLNKQNLFYYSRFLIQGVKDLCFEYPYDIKLVLEESSGNK, from the coding sequence GTGATTAATGTTTTAATAAGGACTCGTAATGATATAGTTATTTATATTTTAGCTAATGGGCATGCTAAGGGAAGTAGTTATGTTAATGTGGTTTGTGCTTCTTTTTCTTTTATTTTAAGGACTTTTTTTAGTATTCTTGATTATGAGAGAGAGGTGTTTATTATAGATAATTCTGTAAAAGGTTATGTAGAATTTGATGCGTCTTTTGGGGATTTGAATAAGCAAAATCTCTTTTATTATAGTAGATTTTTAATACAAGGTGTAAAGGATTTATGCTTTGAATATCCTTATGATATTAAATTAGTTTTGGAGGAAAGTAGTGGCAACAAGTAA
- a CDS encoding CvpA family protein, translating into MLTNNPFKITGIVDILIIIIFVSLGLRGFLRGFIKEIAGFVEIFTLIFLLYNKTNDFKILISPIIDLSYVQALLVFFLIIHIGFLILEALMESIVNHLKLLFFNRILGLMLGLFEAFGIIAIVVYIIHSQQIFNPNYFLEGSKFLEYLNPSINYFFKISNKS; encoded by the coding sequence ATGCTAACTAACAACCCTTTTAAAATAACTGGTATAGTCGACATACTAATAATAATAATTTTTGTATCACTAGGTCTTAGAGGGTTTTTACGAGGTTTTATCAAAGAAATTGCTGGATTCGTTGAGATTTTCACTTTAATATTCCTACTTTATAATAAAACCAATGATTTTAAAATATTAATATCACCCATTATTGATTTATCATACGTTCAAGCACTATTAGTATTTTTTTTAATAATACACATAGGATTCTTAATCTTAGAAGCATTAATGGAATCAATAGTAAATCATCTAAAGTTATTATTTTTTAACAGGATACTTGGGCTAATGCTTGGTTTATTTGAAGCTTTCGGAATCATTGCAATCGTAGTATATATAATTCATTCACAACAAATCTTTAATCCCAACTACTTTTTAGAAGGAAGCAAATTTCTGGAATACCTCAATCCTAGCATAAACTACTTTTTTAAAATATCAAACAAATCATAA
- a CDS encoding DUF2147 domain-containing protein yields MHKNALKIIFLFYFSCFAFAESEKIDIKKDGSEVLGYWVGYDDTTNVKNSVIYVYKYNDKVYGRILNVIKNGKVYDVDNPSNSKVVGFEHLTIEGLDFMWGLKYVESAGKWDKGKIIDPNNGKIYTSEMRVDPKTGNLITKGKVWIFGRSKIWTRAREDEIPELDVESIVPNPPVAEK; encoded by the coding sequence ATGCATAAAAATGCGTTAAAAATTATATTTTTATTTTATTTTTCTTGTTTTGCATTTGCAGAGTCTGAAAAAATAGATATTAAAAAAGATGGTAGTGAAGTTTTGGGATATTGGGTTGGCTATGATGATACTACCAATGTTAAAAATTCTGTAATTTATGTTTATAAATATAATGATAAAGTTTATGGACGGATTTTAAATGTAATAAAAAATGGGAAAGTTTATGATGTTGATAATCCTTCTAATTCTAAGGTGGTAGGTTTTGAACATTTAACTATTGAAGGTCTTGATTTTATGTGGGGGCTTAAATATGTTGAGTCTGCTGGCAAGTGGGATAAGGGTAAAATTATTGATCCTAATAATGGTAAGATTTATACTTCTGAAATGAGAGTAGATCCAAAAACGGGTAATCTTATTACCAAGGGTAAGGTTTGGATTTTTGGTAGGAGTAAAATTTGGACAAGAGCTAGAGAAGATGAAATTCCAGAGTTAGATGTAGAAAGCATAGTACCAAATCCGCCTGTGGCAGAAAAGTGA
- the rplU gene encoding 50S ribosomal protein L21, whose translation MYALLEIKGKQYKAVMGEMLKIDKIGACEGDKLEFKSVMLVNKDGDVKIGKPYVSGSCVKCTYIEDKKDKKVVSYRYRRRKASERKVGHRQSYSYVLVDDIIVN comes from the coding sequence ATGTATGCGTTATTGGAAATTAAAGGTAAACAGTATAAAGCTGTTATGGGAGAGATGTTAAAGATAGATAAGATTGGAGCTTGTGAAGGTGATAAGTTAGAATTTAAAAGTGTTATGCTTGTAAATAAGGATGGAGATGTAAAGATAGGAAAACCTTATGTTTCAGGTTCTTGTGTAAAATGTACTTATATAGAAGACAAGAAAGATAAAAAGGTTGTCTCTTACAGGTATAGAAGAAGAAAGGCTAGTGAGCGAAAGGTTGGACATCGTCAATCTTATTCTTATGTTTTGGTTGATGATATAATTGTTAACTAG
- the flgG gene encoding flagellar basal-body rod protein FlgG — MMRALWTAASGMKAQQYNVDTIANNLSNVNTTGFKKVRAEFEDLIYQTQKRAGTPATEDTVSPLGNQVGHGTKVSATHRIFEQGNLQATNINTDVAIEGDGFYKLLLPDGTYGYTRDGSFKIDANGDLVTSQGYKLLPDISFPEGYIKDSITISQEGIISAKIGESPDPIELGQIEIVRFVNPAGLNAIGNNIFKETIGSGEEISGAPGSNGMGRLRQGILEMSNVSIAEEMVTMIVAQRAYEINSKAIQTSDNMLGIANNLKRQ; from the coding sequence ATGATGAGGGCACTATGGACAGCAGCCAGCGGAATGAAAGCACAACAGTATAATGTAGATACAATTGCTAATAATCTTTCAAATGTGAATACTACAGGGTTTAAAAAGGTAAGAGCAGAATTCGAAGATCTAATATACCAAACACAAAAAAGAGCAGGGACTCCTGCAACTGAGGACACAGTAAGTCCTCTTGGCAATCAAGTTGGACATGGAACAAAAGTATCAGCAACGCACAGAATCTTTGAACAAGGAAACTTGCAAGCCACCAATATAAACACTGATGTTGCAATTGAAGGTGATGGATTTTACAAACTCCTTCTACCAGATGGCACTTATGGATACACAAGAGATGGCTCATTTAAAATCGACGCAAATGGGGATCTTGTAACAAGTCAAGGTTACAAATTATTACCTGATATATCCTTTCCTGAAGGATATATAAAAGATTCTATTACCATATCTCAAGAGGGGATAATATCTGCAAAAATTGGTGAAAGTCCTGATCCAATTGAACTTGGTCAAATAGAAATCGTAAGATTTGTGAACCCAGCAGGGCTAAATGCAATTGGAAATAATATATTTAAAGAAACCATTGGCTCCGGAGAAGAAATATCAGGAGCTCCAGGAAGTAACGGAATGGGTAGACTAAGACAAGGTATTCTTGAAATGTCAAACGTATCAATTGCAGAAGAGATGGTAACAATGATTGTTGCACAAAGAGCTTATGAAATAAACTCAAAAGCAATTCAAACCTCAGACAACATGCTAGGAATTGCAAATAACTTAAAAAGGCAGTGA
- the flgF gene encoding flagellar basal-body rod protein FlgF: MVRGIYTAASGMTAQRHRLDVIANNLANIDLTGYKKDLSVQKAFPEMLIRRINDDGLYKFPKGYLETAPVIGKLGTGVEENEIYTSFEQGPLKITENPLDLALTDEGFFVVQTPEGERYTRNGSFTLGPEGMLVTKDGYPVLGEKGYIYLKDNNFKITDQGQIFHNTTFEENPKRLVSEYENSWENYELLDNLKIVNFKKTRFLKKQGSSLWQSTEISGQAKNIAINSRPKIETGALEGSNVNAINEMVSMITVNRAYEANQKTIQTEDSLLGKLINEIAKF; the protein is encoded by the coding sequence GTGGTAAGAGGCATTTATACTGCTGCTAGCGGAATGACAGCACAAAGACATAGATTAGATGTTATTGCTAATAATTTGGCAAATATCGACCTTACAGGATATAAAAAAGATTTGTCTGTCCAAAAGGCTTTTCCTGAAATGTTAATCAGACGAATCAATGATGATGGTCTTTACAAATTTCCTAAAGGATATCTAGAAACAGCACCTGTGATTGGCAAGCTTGGCACAGGAGTTGAAGAAAATGAAATATACACTTCATTTGAACAGGGACCATTAAAAATAACTGAAAATCCTCTTGATTTAGCATTAACTGATGAAGGATTTTTTGTTGTTCAAACACCAGAAGGAGAAAGATATACAAGAAATGGCTCTTTCACACTTGGTCCAGAAGGCATGCTCGTTACAAAAGACGGATATCCTGTACTTGGAGAAAAGGGATACATATATCTAAAAGACAATAACTTTAAAATAACAGATCAAGGGCAAATATTTCACAATACAACATTTGAAGAAAATCCCAAAAGACTTGTAAGTGAATATGAAAATTCATGGGAAAATTATGAACTTCTTGATAACTTAAAGATTGTAAATTTTAAAAAAACAAGATTTTTGAAAAAGCAAGGAAGTTCACTCTGGCAGAGTACAGAAATATCTGGACAAGCTAAAAACATCGCAATAAATTCAAGACCTAAAATTGAAACTGGAGCTTTAGAAGGATCAAATGTAAATGCAATTAACGAAATGGTATCAATGATAACAGTCAACAGAGCATATGAAGCAAATCAAAAAACAATACAAACCGAGGACTCACTTCTTGGTAAATTAATTAATGAAATTGCAAAGTTTTAA
- a CDS encoding adenine phosphoribosyltransferase: MRDKTEYYDKFIMKVPNFPKEGILFYDITNVLLEAEAYKFLMEDAHALYSSREIDCIAAIESRGYLIGAPLALKMGLPLLLIRKGGKLPRQVLREEYELEYGFGSIEIHKDDVKQHSNILLVDDILATGGTLKAAAMLLKKAGGVVSDIFCFIELVSMNGRDILKEYSLNSLVKYS; this comes from the coding sequence ATGAGAGATAAAACGGAATATTATGATAAGTTTATTATGAAAGTGCCTAACTTTCCAAAGGAGGGTATACTTTTTTATGACATTACTAATGTTTTACTTGAAGCAGAAGCATATAAATTTTTAATGGAAGATGCACATGCTCTTTATTCATCAAGAGAAATTGATTGTATTGCCGCTATTGAATCAAGAGGCTATCTTATTGGTGCTCCTTTGGCTTTGAAAATGGGCTTGCCTCTTTTACTAATTCGAAAAGGAGGTAAGCTTCCAAGACAAGTCTTAAGAGAGGAGTATGAGCTTGAATATGGATTTGGTAGTATTGAGATACATAAAGATGATGTTAAACAACATTCAAATATTTTGTTAGTCGATGACATTTTAGCTACTGGAGGCACTTTAAAAGCAGCTGCTATGTTGCTTAAAAAGGCAGGCGGTGTAGTATCTGATATATTTTGTTTCATTGAACTTGTGAGTATGAATGGTAGAGATATTTTGAAGGAGTATAGTTTGAATTCTCTTGTTAAGTACTCTTAA
- a CDS encoding rod-binding protein: MINKINLQRLEAKKQIKQVQTLKDKVKKTNQYKNDNKLYEAALEFEAMFVNQMLKSMRNSLKKENNLINGGQTEEIFEDMLYLERAKQIAKSKSFRLAELIHNQITEVNNFKK; the protein is encoded by the coding sequence ATGATAAACAAAATTAATCTACAAAGATTAGAAGCAAAAAAACAAATCAAACAGGTTCAAACCCTAAAAGATAAAGTAAAAAAAACAAATCAATATAAAAATGATAATAAACTTTATGAAGCTGCACTAGAATTTGAGGCAATGTTTGTAAATCAAATGCTCAAGAGCATGAGAAATTCTTTAAAAAAAGAAAATAATCTAATTAATGGAGGGCAAACAGAAGAAATCTTTGAAGATATGCTCTATTTAGAAAGAGCAAAACAAATAGCCAAATCTAAAAGCTTCAGACTTGCTGAGCTAATCCACAACCAGATAACAGAAGTAAATAACTTTAAGAAATAA
- a CDS encoding pyridoxamine kinase, whose translation MKRVLAMHDISTIGRASLTICIPVISSFNMQVCPFVTAVLSATTDYKEFEIINLTNKLEKFILSWKNQNENFDIFYSGFLGNNNQQKIIENMFKILKFEKIIIDPVFADNGILYPTFDNTIVSGFRSLIKHADIITPNITELKMLAKTEEIKNKDEIIKAILNLDVNGITIVTSVERENLIGAVAYNKKTNEYSEIFLEKLEQNFGGTGDLFTSLLIGYLEKLEIEHALEKAIKVIHSIIKYSIENNTSKKEGIQIEQFLTNIF comes from the coding sequence GTGAAAAGAGTACTAGCTATGCATGATATTTCAACTATCGGTCGAGCATCACTTACAATATGCATACCAGTTATATCATCATTTAATATGCAAGTTTGTCCATTTGTAACTGCTGTTCTATCAGCAACAACAGATTACAAAGAATTTGAAATAATAAATTTAACAAACAAATTAGAAAAATTCATTTTATCTTGGAAAAATCAAAATGAAAACTTTGATATATTCTATAGTGGATTTCTTGGAAACAACAATCAACAAAAAATAATAGAAAACATGTTCAAGATATTAAAATTTGAAAAAATAATAATTGATCCCGTATTTGCAGACAATGGAATACTCTATCCTACTTTTGACAACACAATAGTAAGTGGATTTAGAAGCCTAATCAAACATGCAGATATCATAACACCTAACATCACAGAACTAAAAATGTTAGCTAAAACTGAAGAGATAAAAAATAAGGATGAAATAATAAAAGCAATATTAAATCTTGATGTAAATGGAATAACTATAGTTACAAGTGTAGAAAGGGAAAATCTTATAGGAGCTGTTGCTTATAACAAAAAAACAAACGAATATTCAGAGATTTTTTTAGAAAAATTAGAGCAAAACTTTGGTGGAACAGGAGATTTATTTACAAGTTTACTTATAGGATATTTGGAAAAATTGGAGATAGAACATGCCTTAGAAAAAGCAATTAAAGTAATTCATTCGATAATAAAATATTCCATTGAAAATAATACTTCTAAAAAAGAAGGTATCCAAATTGAGCAATTTTTAACAAATATCTTCTAA
- a CDS encoding divergent polysaccharide deacetylase family protein, with protein MNIQNAFILLKKNKLKITILFIIITSFASIIVLFSSFIYIKSNAKKINLNLKDKLEKIRKENLMKIQKKLKLNNLKPEFYLIIDDVGYDEFMLNEFIKINLNINFSIIPFLPKSMDFYNKLTSKNKITMIHFPMQSKYNNSIEKFHININDNESEIRRKIEKTFKTYPNAKIMNNHMGSLITSNENIMKTILIKLKEENKYFFDSLTTKESISEKTGKDIGIIVEQRDIFLDNKDNEQAVMKALESAKQIARTKGVVKVIGHIWSKNTLKILKQESENLNKEFEFKNLIYLYQREKNNESTWNRKFVR; from the coding sequence ATGAATATTCAGAATGCTTTTATTTTGCTTAAGAAAAATAAATTAAAAATTACGATACTATTTATTATCATTACATCCTTTGCTTCAATAATCGTATTATTTTCTAGTTTTATATACATAAAATCGAATGCAAAAAAAATTAATCTAAATCTTAAAGATAAATTAGAAAAAATTAGAAAAGAAAATTTAATGAAAATACAAAAAAAACTAAAACTCAATAACCTAAAACCTGAATTTTATCTCATAATTGATGATGTTGGCTATGATGAATTTATGCTAAATGAATTCATCAAAATTAACTTAAATATCAACTTTTCAATCATCCCATTTTTACCAAAATCAATGGATTTTTATAACAAACTAACAAGCAAAAACAAAATTACAATGATTCATTTTCCAATGCAATCAAAGTATAACAATTCAATAGAAAAATTTCACATAAACATCAATGACAATGAATCTGAAATACGAAGAAAAATTGAAAAGACATTCAAAACTTACCCCAATGCAAAGATAATGAATAATCACATGGGAAGTCTTATTACCTCAAATGAAAACATAATGAAAACCATACTAATCAAACTTAAAGAGGAAAATAAATACTTTTTTGACAGCCTAACCACCAAAGAAAGCATATCTGAAAAAACTGGCAAAGACATTGGAATTATCGTAGAGCAAAGAGATATATTTCTTGACAACAAGGATAATGAACAAGCTGTTATGAAAGCACTCGAGAGCGCAAAGCAAATAGCAAGAACAAAAGGAGTTGTAAAAGTAATAGGTCATATTTGGTCAAAAAATACTCTTAAAATACTAAAACAAGAGTCAGAAAACTTAAATAAAGAATTTGAATTTAAAAATTTAATATACCTTTATCAAAGAGAGAAAAACAATGAGAGTACTTGGAATAGAAAGTTCGTGCGATGA